One window of the Glycocaulis alkaliphilus genome contains the following:
- a CDS encoding pentapeptide repeat-containing protein — translation MKQVLAALALAIAAGAPALAQNAGEIARVQAGASCTGCNLFQADLAYRNLPGVDLSGSRLRQADLSLSTMNNARLAQADLSIANLFGGRFTGVSFAGANLERAILVGGYFGGADFSGANLAGANISGAEMQGAHGLTQAQLNAACGDDSTRLPGGLRVPPCAPGR, via the coding sequence ATGAAACAGGTTCTGGCCGCTCTGGCATTGGCAATCGCCGCTGGCGCGCCCGCACTGGCGCAAAATGCCGGCGAGATCGCGCGGGTACAGGCGGGCGCATCGTGTACGGGGTGCAATCTGTTCCAGGCCGACCTTGCCTATCGCAATCTGCCGGGCGTCGATCTTTCCGGCTCGCGCCTGCGCCAGGCCGATCTCTCGCTCTCCACGATGAACAATGCACGGCTGGCGCAAGCTGATCTTTCCATCGCCAATCTGTTTGGCGGCCGGTTTACCGGGGTCAGCTTTGCCGGAGCCAATCTGGAGCGGGCCATTCTGGTCGGCGGGTATTTTGGCGGTGCGGACTTTTCCGGGGCGAACCTTGCCGGCGCGAATATTTCCGGCGCGGAAATGCAGGGCGCGCACGGTTTGACGCAGGCCCAGCTCAACGCCGCCTGCGGCGATGACTCCACCCGCCTGCCGGGCGGGCTTCGCGTTCCGCCTTGCGCGCCGGGCCGCTAG
- a CDS encoding pentapeptide repeat-containing protein encodes MKLRHVVIAALFPLTALTPPALAASAFGDANDAGQAIRAPRDSDPQRRLVIGGECASCDFSGSNLAGAHLYRGDFANADFSGAQLLGARFANMRLDGANFADASMREVRLSNVTMSGASLTDANMTDMRAHQVMLQGADARNVRMTGASLVQVSLQGANLREADFSTATIRSGDMRAADLSDARLTNVVMQHIIMHHANLRDAAMEGAFLDHVDLTGASLREANLTGARFRAVNLTGADLSEARGLTPSLLERACGDASTRLPEDMNITLAVCEDEVPGARPVDERAFIAEAEARRLAQLEAAQEAFADALASVQSRAMASGGLEREAMESARASLREAARAQAELARARAYTGWQFEMRRSELGEPVQLWLEDAQRPSTPPAPPARAERSDRR; translated from the coding sequence ATGAAGCTGCGCCATGTTGTCATTGCTGCGCTTTTCCCCCTGACGGCGTTAACGCCGCCAGCGCTGGCCGCGTCCGCTTTTGGCGATGCCAATGATGCCGGGCAAGCCATCAGAGCCCCGCGCGACAGCGACCCGCAGCGCCGCCTCGTTATTGGCGGGGAATGCGCATCATGCGATTTCAGCGGCTCCAACCTGGCCGGCGCCCATCTCTATCGCGGCGATTTTGCCAATGCCGATTTTTCCGGCGCCCAGCTGCTCGGCGCGCGCTTTGCCAATATGCGCCTTGATGGCGCGAACTTCGCCGATGCCTCCATGCGCGAGGTGCGCCTGTCGAACGTGACAATGAGCGGCGCCAGCCTGACAGACGCCAACATGACCGACATGCGCGCCCATCAGGTGATGCTGCAGGGCGCCGATGCGCGCAATGTGCGCATGACCGGGGCCAGCCTTGTGCAGGTAAGCCTGCAGGGGGCCAATCTGCGCGAGGCCGATTTCAGCACGGCGACGATACGCTCTGGCGACATGCGCGCGGCCGACCTCAGCGATGCGCGCCTGACCAATGTGGTCATGCAGCACATCATCATGCACCACGCCAATCTGCGCGATGCCGCGATGGAGGGCGCCTTCCTTGATCATGTGGACCTGACCGGCGCGAGCCTGCGCGAGGCCAATTTGACCGGGGCGCGCTTTCGCGCGGTAAACCTCACCGGCGCGGACCTGAGCGAGGCACGCGGCCTGACGCCATCCCTGCTGGAACGGGCATGCGGCGACGCATCAACGCGTCTGCCTGAAGACATGAATATCACGCTGGCTGTCTGCGAGGACGAAGTCCCCGGCGCCCGTCCGGTGGATGAGCGCGCCTTCATCGCCGAGGCCGAGGCGCGCCGCCTGGCGCAGCTGGAAGCCGCCCAGGAAGCCTTCGCCGATGCGCTGGCCAGCGTGCAATCGCGCGCCATGGCCTCTGGCGGGCTGGAGCGCGAGGCGATGGAAAGCGCCCGCGCATCCTTGCGCGAAGCCGCGCGTGCGCAGGCCGAGCTCGCCCGGGCGCGGGCGTATACGGGCTGGCAGTTTGAAATGCGCCGCTCTGAACTGGGCGAGCCGGTGCAGCTCTGGCTGGAGGACGCGCAGCGCCCGTCCACACCGCCTGCGCCCCCTGCCCGCGCGGAACGGTCCGACCGGCGGTAG
- a CDS encoding GIY-YIG nuclease family protein produces MRERLFQPAVYILASQRNGTLYTGVTSDLVRRIYEHREGMVPGFTRKYGVTLLVWFEMHATMEHAIVRETRIKGWKRAWKLELIEAANPDWRDLYETLL; encoded by the coding sequence ATGCGAGAGCGCCTCTTTCAGCCTGCCGTCTACATTCTGGCGAGCCAGCGCAACGGCACGCTCTACACCGGCGTGACCAGTGATCTGGTACGGCGGATTTACGAACATCGCGAAGGAATGGTGCCCGGTTTCACACGCAAGTATGGCGTGACGCTGCTCGTCTGGTTCGAGATGCATGCCACCATGGAGCACGCCATTGTCCGCGAAACGCGGATCAAAGGCTGGAAACGCGCATGGAAGCTGGAACTGATCGAAGCGGCCAACCCTGATTGGCGCGATCTGTACGAGACGCTGCTCTAG